Proteins encoded in a region of the Odocoileus virginianus isolate 20LAN1187 ecotype Illinois chromosome 9, Ovbor_1.2, whole genome shotgun sequence genome:
- the NXT1 gene encoding NTF2-related export protein 1: MMASVDFKTYVDQACRAAEEFVNVYYSTMDKRRRLLSRLYMGTATLVWNGNAVSGQESLSEFFEMLPSSEFQINVVDCQPVHDEATPSQTTVLVVICGTVKFEGNKQRDFNQNFILTAQASPSNTVWKIASDCFRFQDWAC, from the coding sequence ATGATGGCGTCCGTGGACTTCAAGACCTACGTGGACCAGGCATGCCGCGCGGCTGAGGAGTTCGTGAACGTGTACTACAGCACCATGGACAAGCGGCGGCGGCTGCTGTCCCGCCTGTACATGGGCACGGCCACCCTGGTGTGGAACGGCAACGCCGTCTCTGGGCAAGAGTCCCTGAGTGAGTTTTTTGAGATGCTGCCTTCCAGCGAGTTCCAGATCAATGTGGTAGACTGCCAGCCTGTCCACGATGAAGCCACCCCGAGCCAGACCACAGTCCTTGTGGTGATCTGTGGGACAGTGAAGTTTGAGGGCAACAAACAGCGGGACTTCAACCAGAACTTCATCCTGACGGCACAGGCCTCACCCAGCAACACAGTGTGGAAGATCGCCAGCGACTGCTTCCGGTTCCAGGACTGGGCCTGCTAG